Within the Oncorhynchus clarkii lewisi isolate Uvic-CL-2024 chromosome 2, UVic_Ocla_1.0, whole genome shotgun sequence genome, the region gttattactgcattgtcggaagtagaagcacaagcatttcactacactcgcattaacatatgctaaccatgtgtatatggcaaataaaattggatttgatttgatagtaaaAATGAAATGCCTTTTCTGGTGTCTGACAGAGTTGACATAAATCCAGTTAGttgcattttatttaaaaaaatacacattAAAAATTGGTTGTTTGGttacatggtgtgatagctgatactttggtctatcaaaatatatatttcacattttgttcatattAAGGCAAATATTGTGGAGAAAAAGTTTACATTGTCCAATCTTTGAAGAATCCATGAGCATCTCTTTTTCTCAACCTCATCGCGAAATGTGtaaaatagcatgagattagctataaaactgcattttATCTCTCTGGCCTTGCTTGGACCTTGCTGGGGGTTCCCACAAAACTGTGCCGTGACTGGCTTAAATCCAATCCGTTTTTCATATTGGACAGACAGGTCTAATATAGACCATACAAATTAcacgcggcaggtagcctagtggttagagcgttgggccagtaaagatctgtcattctgcccctgagtaaggcagttaacccactgttccccgggcgccgaagacttGGATGTTGATTATGACagcccctgcacctctctgattcagagcggTTGGGCtgaatgcggaagacacatttcagatgaaggcattcagttgtacaactgacgaggtatccccctttcctttccataCATAAATATAGCCCTGTACAGGAAAAACTATCCATTGTTTGTGTTCATAAAATCAAGATCCAGTCTGCCCTTTTGTACTGTCGCCTTAACTCTCTGCGGACTGAATAATTCAGGACTATATGTTAATTACAAAACAATAAATTTACTATTTTAGTTTACTATTTTCTTGCTTCCAGTGTGAAATAAAGCGCCATTCCATACCAGACTTGCACTCTTGGTTTGCCCAataatgaaaaacagcttctatcacaaggccatcagactgttaaacagccatcactaacacagagaaaCTGCTTCCTACATACATACtcaaaatcattggccactttaattcattgatcactagtcactttaataatgccactttaaaaataatgtttacgtatcttacattactcatctcatatgtatatattgtgttttataccatctattgcatcttgcctatgccgctcggtcatcgctcatccatatatgtacACATTCTTATTCCAGCCCTTTAGATtcgtgtgtattaggtagttgttgtggaattgttagatgacATATAATTTGAAACTTCTGTGTTACTGTTGATGATCAATTTCACGAaaagtatttaattaatttactTCATCATGATATTTGTTATGAATAAATCATGCTTTTTACCAAATTGCGTCTCTCTTGACTTTTTGAATAAACCGATTGTTTGTTTGTAGAATGAGCAGCAATGCTCTTCGTAATGTATAGTCTGTGGATTTGGAAACTAGAAGCACCCCCCATTAACTGCGACACAACATACAGAAAATTGTGTACAGTGCAATATGTAATATGTCCAATATGAAAACAGATTGGATTTAAGCTGATATGCCACTCTTTAAGGGCCGCAGAATGAGCAGCGACACTCATTGGGATGTAAAATCTGTGGATGTGGAATCTAGAAGTGCTTCTGAGTAGAACACTGAGACACATGTATGGTGCAATAAATGATAGGCGTACActagaggaggctgctgaggggaggactgctCATAATAATGCCTGGAACGACGCGAatggaatggaaaccatgtgtttgatgttgttgatacctttccacctattccgctcgaGCCATTACCAcgtgcccgtcctccccaattaaggtgccaccaacctcctgtggcgtacacacacaaaaacattgtTAACCATGTAGGtttgaaatgttttttaaaaaatcAGCAAATAAATCAAAGAATATTTCATAGAAATACGTTTAATTTGTTTTTCTATGAAAAATATATCGATAATTGTGAACATTTTCCTTAATATTCGCCCAAATGATTCACTTACAAAGTTTACAGGACGGGACTCTTATTCTGAAGGATTCCAAAAATCCGTGACCCAGAAGTACTTAGTTATTCTTGCCTGCTTTACAGCGGTATCACTGAGGAAGAAAGAACAGAAGGCGACAGGAGTGAAGAAAGGAAACTGCCTGctggacaacaacaacattgacagcACCTTCAAATATGGTACAAAAAATATAATTAATAATTTTAACATGACATGTTTTGCCTCATGTAAAGTGTTTAATAATAGTTATGTAAAGGGTAGATACGTGACGGCAACAAAAGCAAATATCCATTATCAACCCATCCCACTTTACTtaagcttgctagctaacgttatgctAGCTCTCAAAAACCCTTCCTAACGGGGTTTCAGGGGTTACGTTCGCCCGCATTTAGCTCCATGTGAACCACAATTCCGACGCTGTGTTTAAATGTTTAGGAAAGGCAATCATCGATTTCAAACCTGTTTTCGAAACATATTATGATATTCCCCTTATCTTTTATATCAGGAAGAGTCTTTCAAATAAAAATCATAGCTATagttaaaatctaattttatttatcacatgcgccgaatataagaggatgccttacagtgaaatgcttacttacaagccccttaacaatgctttaagaagttaagtaAAACGTAGataagtaaaataaataaataaaagtaacaaataattcaacagCAGCAGTAAGAATAagaatagcgaggctatataggGGGTTACCAGTACAATgtgcggggcaccggttagtcgaggtaattgaggtaatatgtagagttaaagtgactatgcatagataataatcagagagtagcagcagtgtaaaagaggggtctgggtagccctttgatgagctgttcagaagtcttatggcttgggggtagaagccttttggacctagacttggcgctccggtactgcttgccgtgcggtaacagagagaacagtctatgactagggtggctggagtctttgacaatttttagggccttcctctgacaccgcctggtatagaggtcctggatggcgggaggcttggccccagtgatgtactgggccgtacgcactaccctctgtagcttttgaggatctgaggaccgatgccaaatcttttcagtctcctgagggggaataggctttgcgTGCCTTTGTCGtagtgtttggaccatgatagtttgttgttgtggacatcaaggaacttgaagttctcaacctgctccactgcagccctgtcgacgagaatgggggcgtgctctgtcctccttttcaaatgttttaaaattacatttttaccccccttttcttcccaatttcgtggtatccaattgttagtaattactatcttgtctcatcgctacaactcccatacgggctcgggagagacgaaggtcgaaagctatgcgtcctccgaaacacaacccaaccactgcttcttaacacagcgcgcctccaacccggaagccagccgcaccaatgtgtcggaggaaacaccatgcacctggctaccttggttagcATGTACTGcgccaggcccgccacaggagttgctggtgcgcgatgagacaaggatatccctaccggccaaaccctccctaacccggacgacgctaggccaattgtgcgtcgccccacgggctccccggtcgcggccggctgtgacagagcctgggcgcaaacccagagtctctggtggcgcagtggtctaggacactgcatcacagtgctagctgtgccaccagagactctgggtttgcgcccgggaggccctctcctccttttccagtagtccacaatcatctcctttgtcttgatcacattgagggagaggttgttgtcctggcaccacacgaccaggtatctgacctcctccttataggctgtctcatcgttgttggtgatcagacctaccacttgtgtcatcggcaaacttgataatggtgttggcatcgtgcctggccatgcagtcaggaagtacaggaggggactgagcacacacccctgagggtccctgtgttgatgatcagtgtggcagatgtgttacctacccttaccacctgggggcggcctgtcaggaagtccaggatccagttgcagagggaggtgtttagtgccagggtccttagcttagtggtgagctttgagggcactatggtgttggaacaatgagctgtagtcaatgaatagtattctcacataggtgttcctttagtccaggtgggaaagggcagtgttgagtgcaatagatatggcatcatctgtggatctgttggggcggtatacacattggagtgggtctagggtttctgggataatggtgttgatgtgagccatgaccagcctttcaaagcacttcatggctacagatgtgagtggtagtcatttaggaaggttaccttagtgttcttgggcagtTTTGTAGCAGTTTTGCACAGATCCACAATTTGTGTGGCTCCAGTTGACGAACTAcacttacacacaggtgttcggagcacGCTAGATACAGTAGCCAATTATCACAGTTGGCCGACTATGTCTTCCGTCTGTCTTCCATAAACCAGCGATGTTACATGTGGATATGGCcatgtgggaacactaaccctataAAGGTGTGTAGTAATTTAAGCTTttgttttttgtaaatgtatttatttctgaAGATATATTGCTTATATTTCCAAAAAGCGAGGCATGTTAATGTTTAGAGCAAGCTTCAAGcctcttaacaaaactcccccagTCAGAAGATACTATCATCAATAGTCGCTAAAGTGGTTAGCTACTATGAATGCGGTAACATTTATGCTAACTGTTGACTGTCTTGAGGGTCTTGGTCAGATGAGCGTGCTAAAGCTGCTTGCTAAAGCATAAAGATTTTGTGCTGTTTTATTTTCTCCCCTAAACAGGCAGAAGTTGAGGAGACACTAAAGAGAATTCAAACTCACAAAGGTGTAATTGGAACAATAGTTGTTAATGCCGAGGGTAAGCAATAAAATCCCATGCCTACATTCTCTTATAGGAGCTGTACCTATAGCCACAAATATGTGGAGACAATTTTACACTTTAGACATACAATTTGAATATATCTAGCAGGCTAACTAATCAGTACTACTCTCATCACCTCTACTAAAGTTGATGCTATGTGTTGGTCATTCTCAGGTATCCCAATCAGAACTACCTTAGACAACTCCACTACGGTGCAGTATGCTGGTCTGCTGCACCAGCTCACTATGAAAGCCAGGAGCACAGTCCGAGACCTCGACCCTCAGAACGACTTGACCTTCCTCCGCATCCGCTCCAAGAAGCATGAGATCATGGTGGCACCTGGTGAGTGAAGCAGAGGTGTCTGGGCCTCCCTCGAGAACCTGAACCACATGTGAACATCAATATATCTGACACATCGATATTGTGCGGTTAATTTATGAACTATTTCATTAATTGTTTAAGGTAAAGTTAATGAAACAATTACATTTAATAAAAGACATTCAGTGAAATGTAATGAGACACATTCAGTGGTTTTACAGTttgttttctcctctcttccagaCAAGGAGTATCTATTGATAGTCATCCAGAACCCCAGTGAATAGCCCCAGGATGTTCCTGTGAGAGTCAGGCTGTAGCTCCTCACACACTGATCTTTCTCAAGAATATATGTTTTGTTTAGCTGAACCACACTTTTtgctttctttgtattttcttttttGTTTACTTTTGAAACTCTGCAATATGATGCCTTACTCTATATACTAATTATCTTTCTTAGCCATTGTCGTCAATTCAAAACAATAAACAAGGATGTCATAACAATTGTATGTCTAGATGTCCTTTTTTTCCTGTTTCCGATGTCCACATCTGTATgatatgattaaaaaaaatatatatatatacagtgccttgcgaaagtattcggcccccttgaactttgcgaccttttgccacatttcaggcttcaaacataaagataaaaaactgtattttttggtgaagaatcaacaacaagtgggacacaatcatgaagtggaacgacatttattggatatttcaaacttttttaacaaatcaaaaactgaaaaattgggcgtgcaaaattattcagcccctttactttcagtgcagcaaactctctccagaagttcagtgaggatctctgaatgatccaatgttgatctaaatgactaatgatgataaatacaatccacctgtgtgtaatcaagtctccgtataaatgcacctgcactgtgatagtctcagaggtccgttaaaagcgcagagagcatcatgaagaacaaggaacacaccaggcaggtccgagatactgttgtgaagaagtttaaagccggatttggatacaaaaagatttcccaagctttaaacatcccaaggagcactgtagtggagaaggtacggtgggattcgaaatggtcagtgatctgtttgttaacttggctttcaaagatttagaaaggcagggcaggatggatataggtctataacggtttgggtctagagtgtcttccCCTCTGTTGAGGGGGATGCCCGCGGTAGCTTTCCAATTTTTGGGGATCttagacgatacaaaagagaggttgaacaggctcgtaataggggttgcaacattttcggcagatcattttagaaagagaggttccagattgtctagccctgctgatttgtagggatccagattctgCAGCCCTTTCAGAACCTCCGCTGTcaggatttgggtgaaggagaagcaggagggggggcttgggcaagtttctgtggggggtgcagggctcttGAGTGGGgtaagggtagccaggtggaaagcatggccagccgttgaaaaatgcttattgacatgatcgattatcgtagatttatcggtggtgacagtgtctcctagcctcagtacagtgggcagctgggaggaggtgctcttattctccatggactttacagtgtcccaaattTTGgaggaattagtgctacaggatgcaaatttctgtttgaaaaagctagccttagctttcctaactgactgtgtatattggttcctgacttccctgaaaagttgcatatcgcgggggctatttgatgctaatgcagtactccacaggatgtttttgtgctggtcaagggtagTCAAGTCTTGGGTGAACCAAACCATATCTGTTCTtatttctacattttttgaatggggcatgcttatttaagatggtgaggaaagcacttttaaagagcaaccaggcatcctcgactgacgggatgaggtcaatatccttctaggatacccgggccaggtcgattagaaaggcctgttcactgaagtgttttagggagcgtttgacagtgatgaggggtggtcatttgaccgcggacccattacggacgcaggcaatgaggcagtgattgctgagatcctggttgaagacaacagaggtgtatttagagggcaagttggtcaggatgatatctatgagggtgcccatggttacggatttatgtttgtacctggtaggttccttgataatttgtgtgagattgaaggcatctagcttagattgtaggacggccggggtgctaagcatatcccagtttaggtcacctaacagtacgaactctgaagatagatgtggggcaatcaattcacatatggtgtccagggcacagctgggggatgAGGGGGGTCTTTAACAAGCAACCACAGTGAgatacttatttctggaaaggtggatttttaaaagtataagctcgaattgtttgggcacagacctggatagtatgacagaactctgcaggctatctctgcagtagattgcaactccgccccctttgccatttctatcttgtctgaaaatgttgggGATGGACATTTCAGAATTGATGGTGGcattcctaagccaggattcagacacggctaggacatcagggttggcggagtgtgctaaagcagtgaataaaacaaacttagggaggaggcttctggtgttaacatgcatgaaaccaaggcttttacggttacagaagtcaacaaatgagagcaccttaGGAATAGGTGTGGTGCTGGGGGcaacagggcctgggttaacctctacatcaccagaggagcagaggaggagtaggataagggtacagctaaaggctataagaactggtcgtctagtgtgttggggacaaagaaagaaaggagcagatttctgggcgtggtagaatcaattcagggcataatgtacagacaagggtatggtatgATGTGAGTatagtggaggtaaacctaggcattgaatGACAATGAGAGTGGTTGCGTCTCTGGAGGCAACAGTAAAaccaggtgaggtctccgcatgtgtggagGGTGCGACAAAATAGTTATCTAAGGCATTTAGGGCAGGGCTGGGGGCTCcatagtgaaataaaacaataataactaacctaaacagcagtagacaaggcatattgacgttAGGAGAGGCATGAGTAGCCGAAtaatcatagggtccaatgaccAGCAATAAGTGATTCGGGGCATTTCTGTAGTTGCTAGTACGCTAGGTGAGCtggagacacagcgattcagaaagctagcgggccTTGGCCAGCAGATGGATCTTTGGCGATGTCGCAACggaaaagcctgttgaaaccacctcggacgattatgtcggcagaccagtcgtgatggatcggcggggctccgtgtcggcagtaaagggtccaggccaattggcaaaagaggtattgtagcccaacaATTAGCTGTTGGACCTCTTCGGCTAgtcgggagatgggcctagcttgaggctagctcaaggttaactggtgcttgctttggaacagagacgttagccaggagtagccactcggattgcagctagctagttgcgatgatccggtgtaaaggttcagagcttgcgataggaatccggagatgtagAGATAGAGAatgtagagaaaaagcagtccgatatgctctgggttaaTGTCGCGCTGGTGTCCTAGTTAACTTTGAAGACccctagcagtggctaactgagtactagctagttagctggctaccttctgatgggggttccggttctaaagtatagaaatagcagatccgtaccacattgggtgatgcgggttgcaggagagtatattcagCCCGTAGttggaaagtgagattaaaatatgtACGgaatatatacagaaaaaaaagAGGAAAACTATATTTACACCAgacaggacgggacaagacaaaacacacgtccgactgctacgccatcttggatactGAAGAATATACAGTCTATATTAGGAGGGTAGAGATTATTGTCTGAATCTGATTTCCTTTAATCAGTGTTAATTTGGAGGAAGGTTGGTGTGTTGGAGACAACTCTGACCAAACTTTACAGCTCTATCACTGTGCAGCCGTATCGGATATGTTTTGTTtatcgcaagctctgaacctttacaccggatcatcgcaactagctagctgcaatccgagTGACAGCTGTTCTAGAATGCTGGAtaaatgagttagccagctaacaaaATTGCTTGAAATAAGTTCCTCTTTTTGAGAAATATAGACTTGTAATTGACTCAACAACCCATATACAAATGTAGCTTTTTTAATCAACCAGAAACTCAAGTCATATGTGTTGTTTTATCAATGTTAGCTGGGTAATTTAATAATCCTGCTTCCTGGAATACCCCACTAGTATACCTacctcagcaacaacaaaaaaaacatcactttttcaggaccctgtctttcaaagataatttgtaaaaatcaaaataacttcacagatcttcattgtaaaggctttaaacactgtttcccatgcttgttcaatgaaccataaacaattaatgaacatgcacctgtggaacagtaattaagacactaacagcttacagacggtaggcataTAAGGTCACAGTTacggcctttctactgactctgaaaaacaaaagaaagaaagaaaccaaAAGAAAGTTGCCCAGGGTCCctactcatctgcgtgaacgtgccttaggcatgctgcaaggaggcatgacgactgcagatgtggccagggcaataaattgcaatgtccgtactgtgagacgcctaagatagcgctacagggagacaggacggacagctgatcgtcctcacagtggcagaccacgtgtaacaacacctgcacagaatcagtacatccgaacatcacacctgcgggacaggtacaggatggcaacaacaactgcccgagtttcaccaggaatgcacaatccctccatcagtgctcagactgtccgcaataggctgagagaggctggactgagggcttgtaggcctgttctcACCAGACATAACCAGCAACAACGcagcctatgggcacaaacccaccgtcgctggaccagacaggactggcaaaaagtgcccttcagtgacgagtcacggttttgtctcactaggggtgatggtcggattcgcatttatcgtcgaagtaatgagcgttacaccgaggcctgtactcttgagcgggatcgatttggaggttgaGGTTCTGTCATGATTTGTGGCGGTTTGTCACCgaatcattggactgagcttgttgtcattgcaggcaatctcaatgttgtgctttacagggaaggcatcctcctccctcatgtggtacccttcctgtaggctcatcctgacatgaccctccagcatgacaatcccaccagctatactgctcgttctgtgcgtgatttggccagcgaagagcttgggttggagggtgagggctagggccattcccccctgaAATGTCCCGgaatttgcaggtgccttggtggaagagtggggtaacatctcgcAGCAaggaacgggcaaatctggtgcagtccatgaggaggagatgcactgcagtacttactgCAGCTGGtggcaccagatactgactgttacttctgattttgaccccccctttgttcagggacacattattccatttctgttagtcacatgtctgtggaacttgttcagtttatgtctcagttgttgaatcttatgttcatacaaatatttacaagttaagtttgctgaaaattaacacagttgacagtgagaggacgttttttttttgctgagtttattattcTATGGCGTGAACTCAAATCAAATACCAGGACGGCCCAGTAGAGGGCATACATGGGCTGTCACTGTGCATTCTCAGTGCTGTGATATTCACATCTTGAAAACAAATGTTCAGAATTTTTCCTGTATGTGGGTGTTATCATGTATAGAACATTGGGCGAATTCGTTTTGCATTGCACGGTGCCCCGGGTAGGCGGCGTTTGTACATTTTAGACCAATCCATTGGTCCTTAACCGAAATCTCCACCCACCTGGGGGCACCGGGTTATGCAAAACACACTTGCCCAATGATGGAAATGTTACTAGTGACCAAAACAAGTGCATATCCACCACAGCCACTACTGCTGGAGGTGAGGCATGTGGTCTACATGTGCCTCTCCTCAGGTTACAGGTTTTTGAATGGAACTACAATACAAGCTCACAAATCATTGGCTCACTTTAATTGGACTtaatttttttcttcacattttacaaTGTTTCTCTAATACTTAGCTATTTATTTGCATGGTAGGTCATTAAATATGGATATGTTGGTCATCAGTTAAACAAGCACAGTGTTAATGTGCAGACTTTGTCTTTGGATTATTGAGGATCTTGTATTGTGATATTGATAAACTAACAACAATTCTACATAGAAATTAAAAATATGACACTGAATATGAACCAAAGTACCTCCATTTCAAGTTTATTCTACATCATTTAACACAaacatgatacaatacaatcaaGCAGTTATCTTCACGAAGGCACATAATCAATATACAGTATTAGTTTCATTACAAATATTTTCTAAAGTCCCGAAAACACAGATTTCAGTTATAGTGAAACAGCCAAGCAACTTAATAATCAAGTATGTATAATTGACTACTACCCTCTCAGACTTCACCATCATTCCCTCCACCATTGAAGTGCACATATGACTCATTTGTTTACACTTTGTTTATACTTAATTTGCTTATACATATTTGTTGATTGAACAATCTGTTTTGTTACATATCATTTTGTGGTTTTCATATAAATCCTCTGGTTTCCAACGTCACCTGCACTGTATGTCTTTCACTAGTTGTTTTGTGTGTGAATAACTAAACTGTATATGCTTATCATTGAATAGGTGTCAGTATCCTCACAGATGAGTCATCATAATAAAACCCAAACGCTGTGTGAGTGTGGTCAGAACTCTGTGGAAGAGGGTCATTGTGTCAGAGACACTAAAAGGACAGAGTTCCTGCCCTGTGGTCCATGTACACTCCTACACTGGAGGTGCAGGGAACAGGGATATCCGTCTTGTTTTGATTGTGCCAGAAAGTGTGAATGGGTGGGTTGCAGTTCAAACCCCAGAACTGATAATTCCATCGAAAATAACTCTCATattcctctccatccctgctgAGGCTTTTGTATGAGACAGCTACTTCAACTCTCTCCCTGCTCCACTCTACTTCCCAGTAGCAGGCTCCAGACAGACCCTTTCTACACAACACCAGTCAATGTCGATAAATCTGTCTGGATGGTAAGGATAGGACTGAGACTCTTCTACATATCCCCTTTCTGTTCCCCTCAGACAGCCAGAGGTACTCATTGGCTGGGTCTGGATCCAAAGTGAGCTAGCAGGAGTCTGAGAAAAACATATAAAAATGTTTTATGAAATGCCGTTaggtgtgtgggtttgtgtttcTGTGACTGCTAGTAAATGGTCATGAGTATGCATACTTATGGGGTAtatacactgtactgtatgtatatttcGTAGTAGAATTAGAAAAAAATTGCTTACATTTCAAGAACTCTCTGGTATTGGGATCAGTAAGTGGAACAATGTAAACCGTTTTCACTAATGAAGAAAAATAGTCATATTAATGGTCATTGTCCACAATTATCACTTGGTAACATGGTGTATATTCTTGTCAAAATATTCAATTTCCCAGATATATTTCTGTCAATATGTGTTCATCATTACCTGCTCCAGATATCTTCACCATGTTCTTTTTCATCAAGTTTTATAGTGGCTTTTTCAGGTCAgagacacatttcttcacacaatCATACGATTTGTGTGAGTTGATAGAGATGCTGGGTAAGGCTTCAGATCCAGGAAGgacacagagagactggaaacTACTGAGAGATAAATAAATGAAAGAAAAAGACTGAGAAGCAAAGGCATTTACAATCTAAAACTTTTTGAGATCAGGGTAAATTAGACAGGTGTCCCATAAAATGACAACAATTCCACATGGTCTTTCAGAGGACAAGATGGAGCAAACACCATATTGCCTTACCTATCCAATCCTCTCTGATCTACACACGTGCCTATGTATGGGATGATTTGGTATTCAGGGATCATGTGAGACTGCTCAGGCCTGTAAAGAACCAGTGATGTAACCTAGGTTGTCACCTGGAGGAAATGGATGTGTACCTCTGTGTGAGAGAGCTGCTTTATATCAGCATCTTTCCTCCTCAGCTCAGCCACCTCCTGCTCCAGTTGCTCCAGGAG harbors:
- the LOC139382325 gene encoding dynein light chain roadblock-type 2-like, with protein sequence MAEVEETLKRIQTHKGVIGTIVVNAEGIPIRTTLDNSTTVQYAGLLHQLTMKARSTVRDLDPQNDLTFLRIRSKKHEIMVAPDKEYLLIVIQNPSE